Proteins from one Bactrocera neohumeralis isolate Rockhampton chromosome 3, APGP_CSIRO_Bneo_wtdbg2-racon-allhic-juicebox.fasta_v2, whole genome shotgun sequence genomic window:
- the LOC126752352 gene encoding uncharacterized protein LOC126752352 isoform X2: MSRKYFNIEITLIYFLLLIPWPQTQIIKLLCSKDSSRLVRKIVRSKWTPILDKYSAKLPLECPLHPLRDVFAPCQDAKKRDRPTQWTCRLCGKSFYQERFLDLHFETRHKSIINEAEDAVCLADFCDIMRCEVFQTEESSSLTTSDQHVVTDIEVWGDSLGQNSALAKANTPYLSLIPLRTSSIGGTRASKVQTRQLCQDKIGQNKFKDTGSSTSADHNKAANTQPPPHPRSQKAKKKGSKVQEDHNEADEGSPNQPDNSSKPKNENGNMQKTRSSCKAEELNKLKLQCEFLVRSCISGLLLTMTDQMFKEMEEEMNRAVCWYLSCERYWEDGPLESRTFPWGLTLILIFVLSTGVCFCYYIIWILFDSEETTINANQHDYMYQRYQQSGAIKHPHQQQQQQHQAMTSTGMYSGMRQNVAQPYYYQQSVHELYPEPLQYDYRHSPRRYRTEAHTQSTSTVADMAGTPHHRHAPTQSHVYQQDILDRRDYTSRPIATTAVTTVGGKTMNSSGGAPKSASTAGLGTSGVTALDSEPSMGVAAGGGRHYNTHPRPLTSHHRNSGASQHSLRASSSIQEFMQNDIGQNEHYIYVTYPPDLKKRYFDKYE; this comes from the exons ATGTcgcgtaaatattttaatatagag ataactttaatttattttttactgcttATACCATGGCCTCAAACACAAATAATAAAGTTACTTTGCTCCAAAGATAGCAGTCGCTTAGTACGCAAAATAGTGCGTTCAAAGTGGACACCCATATTGGATAAATATTCG GCGAAATTACCATTAGAATGTCCGTTACATCCGCTGCGCGATGTTTTTGCTCCATGCCAAGATGCCAAAAAACGAGACCGACCAACCCAGTGGACATGTCGCCTGTGTGGTAAAAGCTTCTATCAAGAAAGATTTTTGGATTTACACTTTGAGACGCGTCACAAAAGTATCATTAATGAG GCCGAGGATGCTGTCTGCTTGGCCGATTTTTGTGATATAATGCGATGCGAGGTATTCCAAACAGAGGAGTCATCCAGCTTGACCACCAGCGACCAGCATGTCGTCACTGATATCGAAGTTTGGGGCGATTCTCTGGGTCAGAATTCGGCATTAGCTAAAGCGAATACGCCATATTTGAGTTTAATACCTCTAag AACTTCATCTATAGGCGGTACACGAGCGTCTAAAGTACAAACTCGTCAATTATGTCAAGACAAAATTGGTCAGAATAAATTTAAGGACACGG GAAGTTCTACATCTGCGGATCACAACAAGGCTGCCAATACACAACCGCCACCACACCCTCGAAGCCAGAAAGCCAAAAAGAAAGGATCAAAGGTACAAGAAGATCACAATGAGGCAGATGAAGGAAGTCCAAATCAACCTGACAATAGCAGCAAGCCCAAAAACGAGAATGGAAACATGCAGAAGACACGCTCCAGTTGCAAGGCCGAGGAACTTAACAAACTGAAATTGCAATGCGAGTTTTTAGTTCGCAGTTGCATCTCTGGCCTTCTGCTGACTATGACGGATCAGATGTTTAAAGAAATGGAAG AGGAAATGAATAGAGCTGTTTGTTGGTATTTATCATGCGAACGCTATTGGGAGGATGGTCCGCTTGAGTCCCGCACATTTCCTTGGGGGTTGACGTTAATACTCATCTTCGTTTTATCGACTGGAGTATGCTTTTGCTACTACATTATTTGGATATTATTTGA TTCCGAAGAGACGACAATCAATGCAAATCAGCACGATTACATGTACCAACGGTATCAGCAATCAGGCGCAATAAAACACCCgcaccaacagcagcagcagcagcaccaggCAATGACCTCTACCGGTATGTACAGTGGCATGCGGCAAAACGTGGCTCAGCCATACTATTACCAACAGTCGGTCCACGAATTATACCCCGAACCACTTCAATACGATTATCGCCACAGTCCAAGACGATACAGGACCGAGGCCCATACGCAGAGCACTTCAACGGTGGCCGACATGGCTGGGACACCACACCATCGACATGCACCGACGCAGAGTCACGTTTACCAACAGGACATTTTAGACCGACGCGACTATACAAGTAGACCTATTGCCACAACAGCGGTTACAACTGTAGGTGGCAAGACGATGAACAGTTCCGGCGGTGCACCAAAGTCCGCGAGCACTGCAGGTCTGGGGACATCCGGTGTCACAGCGTTGGATAGCGAACCGAGCATGGGTGTGGCTGCGGGAGGAGGACGGCATTACAATACCCACCCACGGCCCTTAACCTCTCATCATCGGAATAGCGGCGCCTCTCAGCATTCACTACGCGCTTCATCATCTATTCAAGAATTTATGCAGAATGACATAGGCCAAAATGAGCATTACATCTATGTTACGTATCCGCCAGATCTAAAAAAACGTTATTTTGATAAATACGAATAA
- the LOC126752352 gene encoding uncharacterized protein LOC126752352 isoform X1, translating into MSRKYFNIEITLIYFLLLIPWPQTQIIKLLCSKDSSRLVRKIVRSKWTPILDKYSAKLPLECPLHPLRDVFAPCQDAKKRDRPTQWTCRLCGKSFYQERFLDLHFETRHKSIINEAEDAVCLADFCDIMRCEVFQTEESSSLTTSDQHVVTDIEVWGDSLGQNSALAKANTPYLSLIPLRTSSIGGTRASKVQTRQLCQDKIGQNKFKDTVENIIIAEKSKKTTTIIANEPIKNMKKGHADGEHSTGSSTSADHNKAANTQPPPHPRSQKAKKKGSKVQEDHNEADEGSPNQPDNSSKPKNENGNMQKTRSSCKAEELNKLKLQCEFLVRSCISGLLLTMTDQMFKEMEEEMNRAVCWYLSCERYWEDGPLESRTFPWGLTLILIFVLSTGVCFCYYIIWILFDSEETTINANQHDYMYQRYQQSGAIKHPHQQQQQQHQAMTSTGMYSGMRQNVAQPYYYQQSVHELYPEPLQYDYRHSPRRYRTEAHTQSTSTVADMAGTPHHRHAPTQSHVYQQDILDRRDYTSRPIATTAVTTVGGKTMNSSGGAPKSASTAGLGTSGVTALDSEPSMGVAAGGGRHYNTHPRPLTSHHRNSGASQHSLRASSSIQEFMQNDIGQNEHYIYVTYPPDLKKRYFDKYE; encoded by the exons ATGTcgcgtaaatattttaatatagag ataactttaatttattttttactgcttATACCATGGCCTCAAACACAAATAATAAAGTTACTTTGCTCCAAAGATAGCAGTCGCTTAGTACGCAAAATAGTGCGTTCAAAGTGGACACCCATATTGGATAAATATTCG GCGAAATTACCATTAGAATGTCCGTTACATCCGCTGCGCGATGTTTTTGCTCCATGCCAAGATGCCAAAAAACGAGACCGACCAACCCAGTGGACATGTCGCCTGTGTGGTAAAAGCTTCTATCAAGAAAGATTTTTGGATTTACACTTTGAGACGCGTCACAAAAGTATCATTAATGAG GCCGAGGATGCTGTCTGCTTGGCCGATTTTTGTGATATAATGCGATGCGAGGTATTCCAAACAGAGGAGTCATCCAGCTTGACCACCAGCGACCAGCATGTCGTCACTGATATCGAAGTTTGGGGCGATTCTCTGGGTCAGAATTCGGCATTAGCTAAAGCGAATACGCCATATTTGAGTTTAATACCTCTAag AACTTCATCTATAGGCGGTACACGAGCGTCTAAAGTACAAACTCGTCAATTATGTCAAGACAAAATTGGTCAGAATAAATTTAAGGACACGG tcgaaaatataattattgctGAAAAGAGCAAGAAGACGACCACCATCATTGCCAATgaaccaataaaaaatatgaaaaagggACATGCTGACGGTGAACATTCAACAGGAAGTTCTACATCTGCGGATCACAACAAGGCTGCCAATACACAACCGCCACCACACCCTCGAAGCCAGAAAGCCAAAAAGAAAGGATCAAAGGTACAAGAAGATCACAATGAGGCAGATGAAGGAAGTCCAAATCAACCTGACAATAGCAGCAAGCCCAAAAACGAGAATGGAAACATGCAGAAGACACGCTCCAGTTGCAAGGCCGAGGAACTTAACAAACTGAAATTGCAATGCGAGTTTTTAGTTCGCAGTTGCATCTCTGGCCTTCTGCTGACTATGACGGATCAGATGTTTAAAGAAATGGAAG AGGAAATGAATAGAGCTGTTTGTTGGTATTTATCATGCGAACGCTATTGGGAGGATGGTCCGCTTGAGTCCCGCACATTTCCTTGGGGGTTGACGTTAATACTCATCTTCGTTTTATCGACTGGAGTATGCTTTTGCTACTACATTATTTGGATATTATTTGA TTCCGAAGAGACGACAATCAATGCAAATCAGCACGATTACATGTACCAACGGTATCAGCAATCAGGCGCAATAAAACACCCgcaccaacagcagcagcagcagcaccaggCAATGACCTCTACCGGTATGTACAGTGGCATGCGGCAAAACGTGGCTCAGCCATACTATTACCAACAGTCGGTCCACGAATTATACCCCGAACCACTTCAATACGATTATCGCCACAGTCCAAGACGATACAGGACCGAGGCCCATACGCAGAGCACTTCAACGGTGGCCGACATGGCTGGGACACCACACCATCGACATGCACCGACGCAGAGTCACGTTTACCAACAGGACATTTTAGACCGACGCGACTATACAAGTAGACCTATTGCCACAACAGCGGTTACAACTGTAGGTGGCAAGACGATGAACAGTTCCGGCGGTGCACCAAAGTCCGCGAGCACTGCAGGTCTGGGGACATCCGGTGTCACAGCGTTGGATAGCGAACCGAGCATGGGTGTGGCTGCGGGAGGAGGACGGCATTACAATACCCACCCACGGCCCTTAACCTCTCATCATCGGAATAGCGGCGCCTCTCAGCATTCACTACGCGCTTCATCATCTATTCAAGAATTTATGCAGAATGACATAGGCCAAAATGAGCATTACATCTATGTTACGTATCCGCCAGATCTAAAAAAACGTTATTTTGATAAATACGAATAA
- the LOC126752352 gene encoding uncharacterized protein LOC126752352 isoform X3 has translation MSRKYFNIEITLIYFLLLIPWPQTQIIKLLCSKDSSRLVRKIVRSKWTPILDKYSAKLPLECPLHPLRDVFAPCQDAKKRDRPTQWTCRLCGKSFYQERFLDLHFETRHKSIINEAEDAVCLADFCDIMRCEVFQTEESSSLTTSDQHVVTDIEVWGDSLGQNSALAKANTPYLSLIPLRTSSIGGTRASKVQTRQLCQDKIGQNKFKDTVENIIIAEKSKKTTTIIANEPIKNMKKGHADGEHSTGSSTSADHNKAANTQPPPHPRSQKAKKKGSKVQEDHNEADEGSPNQPDNSSKPKNENGNMQKTRSSCKAEELNKLKLQCEFLVRSCISGLLLTMTDQMFKEMEEEMNRAVCWYLSCERYWEDGPLESRTFPWGLTLILIFVLSTGVCFCYYIIWILFDCLFQFRRDDNQCKSARLHVPTVSAIRRNKTPAPTAAAAAPGNDLYRYVQWHAAKRGSAILLPTVGPRIIPRTTSIRLSPQSKTIQDRGPYAEHFNGGRHGWDTTPSTCTDAESRLPTGHFRPTRLYK, from the exons ATGTcgcgtaaatattttaatatagag ataactttaatttattttttactgcttATACCATGGCCTCAAACACAAATAATAAAGTTACTTTGCTCCAAAGATAGCAGTCGCTTAGTACGCAAAATAGTGCGTTCAAAGTGGACACCCATATTGGATAAATATTCG GCGAAATTACCATTAGAATGTCCGTTACATCCGCTGCGCGATGTTTTTGCTCCATGCCAAGATGCCAAAAAACGAGACCGACCAACCCAGTGGACATGTCGCCTGTGTGGTAAAAGCTTCTATCAAGAAAGATTTTTGGATTTACACTTTGAGACGCGTCACAAAAGTATCATTAATGAG GCCGAGGATGCTGTCTGCTTGGCCGATTTTTGTGATATAATGCGATGCGAGGTATTCCAAACAGAGGAGTCATCCAGCTTGACCACCAGCGACCAGCATGTCGTCACTGATATCGAAGTTTGGGGCGATTCTCTGGGTCAGAATTCGGCATTAGCTAAAGCGAATACGCCATATTTGAGTTTAATACCTCTAag AACTTCATCTATAGGCGGTACACGAGCGTCTAAAGTACAAACTCGTCAATTATGTCAAGACAAAATTGGTCAGAATAAATTTAAGGACACGG tcgaaaatataattattgctGAAAAGAGCAAGAAGACGACCACCATCATTGCCAATgaaccaataaaaaatatgaaaaagggACATGCTGACGGTGAACATTCAACAGGAAGTTCTACATCTGCGGATCACAACAAGGCTGCCAATACACAACCGCCACCACACCCTCGAAGCCAGAAAGCCAAAAAGAAAGGATCAAAGGTACAAGAAGATCACAATGAGGCAGATGAAGGAAGTCCAAATCAACCTGACAATAGCAGCAAGCCCAAAAACGAGAATGGAAACATGCAGAAGACACGCTCCAGTTGCAAGGCCGAGGAACTTAACAAACTGAAATTGCAATGCGAGTTTTTAGTTCGCAGTTGCATCTCTGGCCTTCTGCTGACTATGACGGATCAGATGTTTAAAGAAATGGAAG AGGAAATGAATAGAGCTGTTTGTTGGTATTTATCATGCGAACGCTATTGGGAGGATGGTCCGCTTGAGTCCCGCACATTTCCTTGGGGGTTGACGTTAATACTCATCTTCGTTTTATCGACTGGAGTATGCTTTTGCTACTACATTATTTGGATATTATTTGA TTGTCTATTTCAGTTCCGAAGAGACGACAATCAATGCAAATCAGCACGATTACATGTACCAACGGTATCAGCAATCAGGCGCAATAAAACACCCgcaccaacagcagcagcagcagcaccaggCAATGACCTCTACCGGTATGTACAGTGGCATGCGGCAAAACGTGGCTCAGCCATACTATTACCAACAGTCGGTCCACGAATTATACCCCGAACCACTTCAATACGATTATCGCCACAGTCCAAGACGATACAGGACCGAGGCCCATACGCAGAGCACTTCAACGGTGGCCGACATGGCTGGGACACCACACCATCGACATGCACCGACGCAGAGTCACGTTTACCAACAGGACATTTTAGACCGACGCGACTATACAAGTAG
- the LOC126752360 gene encoding dnaJ homolog shv, translating to MRTLAFILLVQIAFCLLSVAFAGRDFYKILNVKKSASTNEIKKAYRKLAKELHPDKNKDDPSASEKFQDLGAAYEVLSDPDKRKTYDRCGEECLKKDGMMDHGADPFASFFGDFGFHFGNGDPHEHQTARGANIVMNLYVTLEELYSGNFVEIVRNKPVLKPATGTRKCNCRQEMVTRNLGPGRFQMIQQTVCDECPNVKLVNEERTLEVEVEAGMVDGQETRFVAEGEPHLDGEPGDLIIKIMQTPHKSFQRKGDDLYTNVTISLQDALIGFTMNITHLDGHAVSITREKITWPGARIRKKGEGMPNYENNNLQGNLYITFDVEFPKKELTDAEKEDLKKILDQASINRVYNGL from the exons ATGAGAACTTTAGCCTTTATCTTGCTGGTGCAAATTGCATTTTGCCTGTTAAGTGTCGCCTTTGCGGGTCGAGATTTCTACAAAATTCTTAATGTAAAAAAGTCGGCCtcaacaaatgaaattaaaaaagcatACAGAAAACTTGCAAAAGAACTGCATCCAGACAAAAACAAGGATGATCCCTCAGCTTCAGAGAAATTTCAAGATTTGGGTGCGGCATATGAAGTACTATCCGATCCGGACAAAAGAAAAACATATGATCGATGTGGCGAGGAATGTCTTAAAAAAGATGGGATGATGGATCATGGAGCCGACCCTTTCGCCAGTTTCTTTGGTGATTTTGGTTTTCACTTTGGTAACGGTGATCCACATGAACATCAAACTGCTCGCGGAGCCAATATTGTAATGAACTTATATGTGACTTTGGAAGAGTTGTATTCTGGCAACTTTGTAGAAATTGTTAGAAACAAGCCGGTGCTAAAACCGGCTACCGGTACACGTAAGTGTAACTGCCGTCAAGAAATGGTAACTCGTAATTTGGGTCCCGGACGATTCCAAATGATACAGCAAACGGTTTGTGATGAATGTCCAAACGTTAAACTTGTCAATGAGGAGCGTACATTAGAAGTTGAAGTTGAAGCAGGTATGGTAGATGGACAAGAAACACGTTTTGTTGCCGAAGGTGAGCCCCACTTGGATGGAGAGCCCGGTGatcttataattaaaattatgcaaacTCCGCATAAGAGTTTCCAAAGAAAAGGCGATGATTTGTACACAAACGTTACAATAAGTTTACAG GATGCGCTTATTGGATTTACTATGAACATCACACATTTGGATGGACACGCTGTGAGCATTACTCGAGAAAAAATAACGTGGCCAGGTGCACGGATTCGTAAGAAGGGTGAAGGTATgccaaattatgaaaataataatttgcaagGCAATCTTTATATTACATTCGATGTGGAGTTTCCAAAAAAAGAGTTGACCGATGCCGAAAAAGAAG atcttaaaaaaatacttgatcAGGCGTCCATTAACAGGGTGTACAACGGGCTGTGA